A genomic region of Equus quagga isolate Etosha38 unplaced genomic scaffold, UCLA_HA_Equagga_1.0 599_RagTag, whole genome shotgun sequence contains the following coding sequences:
- the LOC124233977 gene encoding olfactory receptor 5I1-like: MELKNDTVKTEFFLLGFSDHPELQSVLFAVFFSIYSVTLMGNLGMVLLIIISSHLHIPMYFFLCILSFIDTCYSSVIAPKLLVDLVSNKKTISYNGCAAQLYFFCSLVDTESFLLAAMAYDRYIAICNPLLYTVIMSKRICCQLVIGAFLGGTMSSIIHTINTFHLSFCSKEINHFFCDISPLFSLSCTDTYKHDIVLVIFASLVEAICLLTVLLSYFHIIAAILKTDSPEGRRKGFSTCASHLTVVTIYHGTLIFIYLRPSTDHSLDMDKVTSVFYTLIIPMLNPLIYSLRNKDVKNAFRKVISPKLLS; encoded by the coding sequence ATGGAGTTGAAGAATGACACTGTGAAGACTGAATTCTTTCTCTTGGGATTTAGCGACCATCCAGAACTTCAGAGtgttctttttgctgtttttttttccatctacTCTGTGACTCTCATGGGAAACCTTGGGATGGTTTTATTAATCATAATCAGTTCCCACTTGCACATccctatgtactttttcctctgcATATTGTCCTTCATAGATACATGCTACTCTTCTGTCATTGCCCCCAAATTACTTGTGGATTTGGTTTCCAATAAGAAGACCATTTCTTACAATGGTTGTGCTGCACagttatattttttctgctctttaGTTGATACAGAATCTTTCCTCTTGGCTGCCATGGCTTATGACCGGTACATAGCAATCTGCAATCCCCTGCTTTATACTGTTATTATGTCCAAGAGGATTTGCTGCCAGCTTGTGATTGGAGCATTTTTGGGGGGTACCATGAGCTCAATTATTCACACCATTAATACTTTCCATCTGTCTTTTTGCTCCAAAGAGATTAACCATTTCTTTTGTGATAtctctccactcttctctttgtcttgcACTGACACTTACAAGCATGACATTGTTCTGGTGATCTTTGCTAGTTTGGTGGAGGCTATCTGCCTTCTAACAGttcttctctcttatttccaCATCATAGCAGCTATTCTTAAAACAGATTCtccagagggaagaagaaaagggttCTCCACTTGTGCTTCCCACTTGACTGTGGTCACTATTTACCATGGTACCCTAATCTTCATTTATTTGCGCCCCAGCACTGATCATTCACTGGATATGGACAAAGTGACCTCTGTGTTCTACACACTGATTATACCTATGTTGAACCCCCTAATTTACAGTCTAAGGAACAAAGATGTAAAAAATGCCTTTAGGAAAGTGATTAGCCCAAAATTGCTGTCTTAA